The genome window TAAAACAAATTAACACTAACTACCAGCGCAGCCACCTGCCAAGGCCGAGCCGCAGGCAACTGGCAGGTTTTCGGGGCCAGGCTGGGGTAGCTTAGGGCTGGCCCGGCTTGCGCTTAGCTCGCCAGCGCAACCAGCGCTGACGCAGAGGGTTTGGCAGGGGCTGATTGCCGGTCCACTGCTGCCCATCTGATGCCAGGTACTGTTGGTAGCGCTCGGGCTCAACGCGCCGCCGGTCCACAAAGTAAAGTCCGCCACGAAAGCCCCGGCGTCGTACCCACTGATTGATCAGGTAGGCGTGCAGGCGCTCCAGGGAATGGAAGTCGCGAGTGGGCACGCCGTAGTCGCCCTGAAAGTAGCAGCCCGCCTCCACGGGCGGGCGCACGATGCCTAGCGCATCTCCGTGGCGCAAGCGGCTAATGTCGGCTACCCAAGCCCCATTGATGATGTTCACGGCCGGGTACGGGGAAGGATTGCCCCACATGACCTTGCGCCCCGCCCCGTTGACGTTGGCAAACCAGGGCAAGTGCGACATGACGAAGGCCGAGAAGTAGGCAAACTCCTGCGGGTCATAGTTTCGCTCGCGAAACACCAGTGTGACTTCGCGCCCTTCCTGACGAATCAGCCGGCGCAGCTCCTGACGAAAACGCGTATCGGCTAGGTACTGCATGGCCTCGGCGAAGGTGTTGAAAAGCAAGGACAGGCCGTTGTAGTGCACCGCGCCGTGCAGGTAGTTGATGGCGTGGGGCATGCGCCGCTGCGGGCCGTGCGGGATTTCCGGCGTAGCCACCGACTTGCGCACCATGGCTGCCAAGAAGCGCCCCACTTTCCCGACGATGGCTTCATCCGGCTCCGGTACGTAGTCGGCTTTGGCCCACTGCGTACCCACTGGGGTACGAAACACGAGGTTGCGCGGCCAGATGGGTTCTTCCGAGTTAGGCAGCAGTCCCGTCACCCAAGGATGCTCAGGAGCCAACAGGCCGGCGGGCATCTTGTGAATGGACAGCAGCCGCATGACGTGAAAGGCCCCTCCCGTGTTATGCAGTACGTTACCGCGCACGACATTCTGAGTCAGGAAAAACGCTTCCTTCACCCGGTCACGCTTGCGCGCTTTTTCCAGGCGGGCAGCGGAAGGACGAACAGGTGGCACGGAGGGTTCTGAAGCAGCCATAAGGACGTGGAAAGCGAGAAGAACGTGGACGTTACGCAAGGTACAACGATGTTCCCCGGTTGGCATTGCTTCTACCCCAGGATGCCACCACACCACCAGCTACCACTTCTGCCGGCATCCTTGCTCCGCCTCAGCTACCTAGCACCAACCTAGCCAACTCGCGGCATGCTTCCGGCACGGCAGCCTCCTACCCCGTGGCGCGGATAGCATAGTAGACCGGCCGATTCCTGCGGGAGCAGATGCTACTAGAGAGCTACTACCGGAGCCGGAGCGCCAAAAGCGGGGGCATAGTCGCGGGCGAAGCTGGCAAAGGAACGCGGGGCGCGGCCGGTGGCCTGTTGCACGCCCGGCGCCACGGTGGCCGCTTCTCCGCGGTGGTAGTGGGCGTAATCTTCCACCAACCCCTCCGCCATCCAGGGATCCATGCCCAGGCCCAGCAGCGCCCCGCGCATGGCCGCCGGGGGCACATCAAGGAAAGTTACGGGGCGGTCGGTGGCCAGGGCCAGTGCACACGCCATGTCGGCGTGGGTGAGGGCCTGGGGACCGGTCAGGTCGTAGGTGCGGTTTTCGTGGCCGGTTTCGGTGAGGGCAGCCGCGGCGGCAGCGGCAATGTCGCGCACGTCTACCACGCTGATTCGCGCCTCCCCGACAGGGGCGAAAAACTGGCCTTGCGCCGCAATGGTACCCTGAAATGCCAGCAAGCCTTGCATAAATAGGTTGGGGCGTAAAAACGTGTACGCGAGGCCGCTGGCCCGGATGGCGGCCTCCACCACGGCGTGGTAGCGCAGAAACCGCACCGGCGACTCAGCCTCGGCCGCCCATTGTGAAAGCTTGACCACATGCTGCACCCCTGCTAGTTGGGCCTGCTCTACGAAAGCCACCTGCTGGGCTTCGGCCTGGGCCGAGGAGGGCGTGAGTAGGAAGGCCCGCTTCATGCCCACCAGCGCCCGCCCCACGCTAGCGGGGTCGTTTAGGTCGCCGGTCACCAGTTCGGCTCCCGGCAGCTGCTGCAAGGCCATTGCCGGCGCGCTATTTACGTCGCGGACCAGGGCCCGGAATGGTACGCCCTGGGCCGCCAACCGCCGGGCAAGTTGGGTGCCAACCGTGCCAGTAGCACCGGAAATAAGCAGAGTTGGGGCAACACCGGTAGCCGGCAGGGCGGAGACAGAAGAATGCTTCATGAGCGTAAGAATGTAGAAAAGTGAACAGTGGGGTAGCGTCTGCTCGTGAGGGTTCCGCTCGTGAGAGTAAAGCGAGTACTACCTTAGGGGAAGAAGCTGTGACAAAGCTATCTGGCCCTTGCCGCGTAAACTTGTAAGAAAACGAAGCTGCCCGTGTCTGCCCTGCCCTCTTCCCTGCAAGAGCACTTCATGCTACCGCCGCCCGTTCTGCGGGAGGTTATCCAGCACCTAGTACTCTTCACCACTGAGCCGGGGGCGGCGCCCGTGGTGCGCACGTTGCTACCCGCTTTTCAGGTAGTGCTGCTCTTTGACCTCGGGCCGGGCCGCGCCGAAGTATGGCCCATCACCAGCGCGGCCCTGGCCCCGGTGTATCCGCTGGTAGGCAGCGGCCTACTTGGGCCAGTGAAAACGGCTTGGCAGTACCGGCTAGCGGGCGGCGCGCGGGTGCTGGCCGTTACCTTCACCCTGGCAGGCTTCTACCGTTTGTTTCAGATTCCCGTCGTTGCTCTGGGCCCTGGCCTGACTGACCCGGATGCCTTGGTTGGCCACCGGTGCTTTACCGAGCTTTGGGAGCAACTGCGGTCTTGCTCCGGCCCGGCTCAGCTTGGGTCGATGCTCACTGCTTTTTGCCTACCCTACCTGCGAGCGACCGACGCCTCCCAGGCTGAGTTACTGGCGCACTTGCCTCTGCTGGCGCCGGGCTCCCACCTAAATCCGCTCAAGGTGCTGGCTGCGGCTAGTCACCGCTCGGAGCGCGCCGTGCAGTTGCGCTTCCAGAAATACTTGGGCTTTTCAGCCAAGGAAGCAGCTCGTTTTCTGCGTTTCCGATTGGTGTTGGCCGACTTGCCGCACCCGGGCCGCCACGGTGCTACCCCAGACTGGGGCTCCCTACTGGAACACTACGGCTACTACGACCAAAGCCACTTGGTGCATGACTTTCGCCACTTTCTGCAGCAGCCCCCTTCTAAAGTAGCGGGGCAGTTGCGGCTTGGTGAAGCCATCTGCGTAACCCAACCGGAATTGCTCGGACCCCACAGCTAATATTTCCACCGGTAGAGTTGCTAAGCAAGGCAAGCGCTGAAGCAAGGAATAGGCTACCCTGGTTGCACCCGTAAAAACCCAGGTTACCAAGTGGTTACTTCTGCCATTTTACTACGTAGGTCTGATTATACTTTCACCTGCGCGGTAATCACCCACAGCAACCAACCCGCTTGTGGTGGCAGCTACGTAGGTTTGCTGATCCTCTCCTTTTCCTGTTTATGCTGCGTTGGTTGCTGGGTGTACTCGTGCTGCTGGTAGTTCCTGCTGCGGGCTATGCCCAGGACCGCGCGGACAGCACGCGCACCAGCCCCGACCGACTGCTGGCCTACTCCTTTGCCAACGACGCCTTCCTGCGTACGGACTACTACTTCACCCAGGGCATGACCTTGCTGCTGGTAAGCCCGGCGCTACAGCACTCACCGGTAAACCGAATCCTGGGGCCCGTTCCGCACGGCAGTATCTTGTATCACGGCATCCGGCTGCACTACGATGGGTTTACGCCCCTGCGAATTCAGGACCCTTTCATTCGGGTAGGCGACCGGCCCTACGCCTCCTACATCTACGCTGATTTGCTGCGCGTGGCCCGGCACCCGGCCCGCCGCTTGCTCATAACTACCGCCCTGAATGTGGGCTTTATAGGGCCGGCCGCGGGAGCCAAAGGCTTTCAAACCAAACTGCACGAATGGCTGGGGGCCCCCACCCCGCGCGGCTGGGACTACCAAGTGCGAACTGACCTGGTGCTGGGCTACGAAGGCCGGCTAGAAAAGCAACTGCTGGCCCTGGGGCACTTCTTGGAGCTAACCGGGCAGGCTAGCGCATCGGTAGGCACGCTGCACACCTACGCCGGAACGGGTGCCACTGTGCGGTTAGGGCAGCGGCCCTCGGCTTTTGAGTCGTTGGGTGTTGCCTCGCGGGGTAATCGCGCGGGGCAGCCACTGGTGCAAGCCTACGCCCAGGCGCAGCTAGAAGGTCGGCTGGTGGGATACAATGCCACCTTGCAAGGGGGGCTACTGAACCGCCGCTCACCGTACGTGCTGCCCACATCCGCCGTTAGCCGGGCCGTGGCGCGCGGCACGGGCACGGTAGGCGTAGGCTACGCGGGCGTGCGGCTGGAAGGTGCGCTAACGTGGATTTCGCCCGAGTTTCAGGGTGGCCGCACCCACCGCTGGACCACCCTTGGCGTGCAGCTTGCCTTCTAATACGGTGGCTCTTGCTGCGTATTCTTGGGCGCTCTTGCCCGCCGCTTGGCTTCCTAGCTGGGGCCTGGCATACTACTTGCAACCTGACAACCGTTCAGGTTCTGATTGGGCTTTTTTGCTAACAGAACGGCGGACAAATGGCTGGCTGTCAGCGGGCTGCTCAGCTGCTGGCTCCGGTCCTTCTGGCCCCCTTATCTTCTTTCTTTAATACCTCATGAATTACGTTTATGTGCTGCTGCTGACGTGTTTCACGTCGCTCAGTAACGTCGTCGGGTCCGGGCATCGGGAAACTGCTGCTCCCGTTCAGCAGTGGGCCGATGTGGACACCGCCCGGGAGTTGCTCCGGCAGTGCAATGCCTACCGTCAGCGGGCTGGCTTGCCACCCCTGGTACTCAGTGAAACGGCCTGTCGAGCGGCCCGCCTGCAAGCCATCTATAACCTTACCCACCGCACCC of Hymenobacter sublimis contains these proteins:
- a CDS encoding helix-turn-helix domain-containing protein, whose amino-acid sequence is MSALPSSLQEHFMLPPPVLREVIQHLVLFTTEPGAAPVVRTLLPAFQVVLLFDLGPGRAEVWPITSAALAPVYPLVGSGLLGPVKTAWQYRLAGGARVLAVTFTLAGFYRLFQIPVVALGPGLTDPDALVGHRCFTELWEQLRSCSGPAQLGSMLTAFCLPYLRATDASQAELLAHLPLLAPGSHLNPLKVLAAASHRSERAVQLRFQKYLGFSAKEAARFLRFRLVLADLPHPGRHGATPDWGSLLEHYGYYDQSHLVHDFRHFLQQPPSKVAGQLRLGEAICVTQPELLGPHS
- a CDS encoding SDR family oxidoreductase gives rise to the protein MKHSSVSALPATGVAPTLLISGATGTVGTQLARRLAAQGVPFRALVRDVNSAPAMALQQLPGAELVTGDLNDPASVGRALVGMKRAFLLTPSSAQAEAQQVAFVEQAQLAGVQHVVKLSQWAAEAESPVRFLRYHAVVEAAIRASGLAYTFLRPNLFMQGLLAFQGTIAAQGQFFAPVGEARISVVDVRDIAAAAAAALTETGHENRTYDLTGPQALTHADMACALALATDRPVTFLDVPPAAMRGALLGLGMDPWMAEGLVEDYAHYHRGEAATVAPGVQQATGRAPRSFASFARDYAPAFGAPAPVVAL
- a CDS encoding lipid A deacylase LpxR family protein, translating into MLRWLLGVLVLLVVPAAGYAQDRADSTRTSPDRLLAYSFANDAFLRTDYYFTQGMTLLLVSPALQHSPVNRILGPVPHGSILYHGIRLHYDGFTPLRIQDPFIRVGDRPYASYIYADLLRVARHPARRLLITTALNVGFIGPAAGAKGFQTKLHEWLGAPTPRGWDYQVRTDLVLGYEGRLEKQLLALGHFLELTGQASASVGTLHTYAGTGATVRLGQRPSAFESLGVASRGNRAGQPLVQAYAQAQLEGRLVGYNATLQGGLLNRRSPYVLPTSAVSRAVARGTGTVGVGYAGVRLEGALTWISPEFQGGRTHRWTTLGVQLAF